The following proteins are encoded in a genomic region of Fusarium oxysporum f. sp. lycopersici 4287 chromosome 1, whole genome shotgun sequence:
- a CDS encoding hypothetical protein (At least one base has a quality score < 10) codes for MAVPSVTSDNFLAVALVVNRSRDGPAFVFHYPANIEPHSKSSSSTGAELEDILLERLSQQSFSDVADDVPLPKQGRNADEHSFTESGSQIVPWERVAGFPARDLAGILTPARPYHKKLFQLSLDPLYCVSYPIHVPENGRWKKPKKTSRADKRSAYNEEQPAPHEVDPPSAGKAPEQPVEEKDGKKEDGKDKDDEKRSSMTMFNLVFILNPSSNEVKDVVESIYDHIIKKVSKAFKYSQQHSEFVWKESKRILVAKDKAREERKRMSVLWKEILQSSSLAAAMHDIYEAVSQNKIAALHLDTAAGSLTPSVQIPIPFYIDDLPQGEEGTQRGLWLTTANTFISQDALEEPGFLDRNFALLLTDDEKKIIAELQADPDPTTASMVEFVRLSKPTQSFYQVGQSNILTLGQVRKYAQHFIFWRRAIAIPPLHAKDQYILSPNSDLSRLPLDTLEWQRAFPLAPPLPNFLAELSQAPRPYKQFSPSKAHRPTYLLMLSWLMRRGWVTQLCTFAYVVVWPEIMYEVEYEMEAEELRAAADTDANKSKEKEAKDDASTFTSAPRTSESSEGHSGTDGSHVPTVAEQAAEKARLERIASKAQRDAAERRQHMPVSLSQSQRYTPL; via the exons ATGGCTGTGCCGAGTGTTACTAGCGACAATTTCCTCGCCGTTGCTCTTGTAGTCAATCGCTCTCGCGATGGCCCAGCATTTGTGTTCCACTACCCCGCAAACATTGAACCTCATTCCAAGTCAAGTTCTTCCACAGGTGCCGAGCTTGAGGATATTCTTCTTGAACGGCTGTCGCAGCAGAGCTTCTCGGATGTTGCTGACGACGTACCTCTCCCTAAGCAGGGACGCAACGCAGACGAGCACTCTTTTACTGAATCTGGATCTCAGATTGTTCCATGGGAACGTGTTGCAGGCTTCCCTGCTCGCGATCTTGCGGGCATTCTAACTCCCGCCCGCCCCTATCACAAGAAACTCTTTCAACTATCATTAGATCCACTATATTGTGTATCTTATCCTATCCATGTTCCCGAAAATGGCAGATGGAAGAAGCCGAAGAAGACATCCCGCGCTGATAAGCGCTCTGCGTACAACGAAGAACAACCAGCGCCTCATGAGGTCGATCCTCCATCTGCAGGAAAGGCGCCTGAGCAACCTGTAGAGgaaaaggatggcaagaaggaagacGGTAAGGACAAGGACGATGAGAAACGCAGTTCCATGACCATGTTTAacctcgtcttcatccttAACCCTAGCAGCAACGAAGTTAAGGATGTCGTTGAATCCATATACGACCACATTATAAAGAAGGTTAGCAAGGCCTTCAAATACAGCCAGCAACATAGCGAGTTTGTGTGGAAAGAGTCGAAACGAATACTTGTCGCCAAAGATAAGGCGCGAGAGGAGC GGAAACGAATGAGTGTTCTTTGGAAAGAAATACTTCAGAGCTCATCACTGGCCGCTGCCATGCACGATATATATGAGGCAGTGTCTCAAAACAAGATCGCCGCTCTGCATCTCGATACTGCAGCTGGCTCTCTGACCCCTTCGGTTCAGATTCCTATTCCTTTCTACATCGATGACCTCCCTCAGGGCGAAGAGGGGACCCAGCGTGGCCTTTGGCTCACGACCGCGAATACTTTCATCAGTCAAGATGCCCTCGAGGAGCCTGGCTTTCTTGATCGCAACTTTGCTCTACTGCTcactgatgatgaaaagaaaaTCATCGCCGAGCTCCAAGCTGACCCAGACCCAACTACAGCCTCAATGGTTGAGTTTGTACGGCTGTCAAAGCCAACACAATC ATTCTACCAAGTTGGTCAAAGCAACATCTTGACTCTAGGTCAAGTGCGAAAATATGCTCAACATTTTATATTCTGGCGTCGTGCCATTGCTATCCCTCCCCTTCACGCCAAGGATCAATATATATTATCCCCCAATAGTGACCTATCCCGTCTTCCTCTCGACACTTTAGAATGGCAGAGAGCATTCCCCTTAGCTCCACCGCTCCCGAATTTTCTCGCTGAGCTCTCTCAAGCACCCCGTCCATACAAGCAGTTTTCGCCTAGCAAAGCCCACCGCCCGACCTATCTTCTTATGCTTTCCTGGCTCATGCGTCGCGGTTGGGTGACCCAACTCTGTACATTTGCCTACGTCGTCGTCTGGCCTGAAATCATGTACGAGGTCGAGTACGAGATGGAAGCTGAGGAGCTCCGTGCCGCGGCGGATACAGATGCGAATAAAAGCAAAGAAAAGGAGGCCAAAGACGATGCCTCTACGTTTACCTCGGCCCCACGCACCTCCGAGTCTTCCGAAGGTCACTCCGGCACTGACGGCTCTCATGTTCCCACCGTTGCCGAGCAGGCCGCAGAGAAAGCCCGTCTCGAGCGGATTGCCTCCAAAGCCCAGCGCGACGCCGCTGAAAGGCGACAGCACATGCCCGTAAGCCTGTCCCAGTCGCAACGGTACACCCCTCTGTAA